A region from the Rhizoctonia solani chromosome 13, complete sequence genome encodes:
- a CDS encoding CHAT domain protein, which translates to MDGLDYKDLYKEGEFYHNEFRRSKNLDDLEKAIDYGNRALELIPSEHLDLLTLLSCLGAYHDDRYRRLGKLDDMEKSMEYDVRALEIMPETNPHFPNQLANIGVSYGLLYQRFGKVDSLNKAIKYKSRALKLTPDGHPDLPGRYAALGVSYVDRYQRLGEGDDLNKSIEYNSRALELTPDGHLDLPNRHAALGVSYTDRYRRLKKVADLNKAIEYKSRALELTPENHPDLSSRHATLGVSYTDRYRELGQVDDLNKAVKHSSCALELTPDDHPDLPSRHATLGVSYSDRYRRTGKLLDLYKSFEHDFFALNLTPDRHPTLSLRHFNLAVSSHELYLYTSDPDCLHSSLDSFRKASQLLTGAARDVFNNAFQWAKLTSKYNYLNPIEAFRAVVDLLPHFIWLGATTSQRYHDLSLVENVAVRAASAAIRSSEYSLALEWLEHARCVVWNQSLMLRSPLDTLESSYPALAAQLRETAKQLHHASSQNPAPSSVTYSSEHRHQLAKEYDDLLAQVRKLPGFETFLRPMEVKELLKTARYGPVVVINCHDAHCDALVIKPGKDHVGHLALSDYTEEKARNARSQIDTMLRNKRLRERGFKPKALPLSEPEPDIGLVLASLWNEVVKPVLDYLGYLDNDAPNDLPHVTWCPTGAITFLPLHAAGDYGQPRSRVFDHVISSYTPTLNALLSSVPTVLDRPPRVLAVGQSITPGHSPLQGVTRELECLKNHTQHRAVYSQLKDDQATTATVLAEMERYDWVHLACHAHQNIMNPTKSGFYLHDGTLDLVTITQRSFKNKGLAFLSACQTATGDERLPDEAIHLASGMMMAGYPSVVASMWSVMDEDAPFVADKVYEMLMKAGKVGNGEAGRAVHYAVAGLREKVGEKEFGRWVPYIHIGS; encoded by the exons ATGGATGGCTTAG ACTACAAAGATCTATACAAGGAAGGAGAATTTTATCACAACGAGTTTCGGCGGTCCAAAAACTTAGATGACCTTGAGAAGGCAATTGACTATGGAAATCGTGCCCTGGAGCTGATTCCAAGTGAACACTTAGACTTGTTGACCCTGTTATCGTGCTTGGGAGCATATCATGATGATCGATATCGGCGGCTTGGGAAATTGGACGATATGGAGAAATCAATGGAGTACGATGTCCGTGCGCTCGAAATCATGCCTGAAACCAATCCGCACTTTCCAAATCAGCTAGCTAATATTGGGGTATCTTATGGTCTTCTATATCAACGTTTCGGTAAAGTGGACAGCCTCAACAAAGCAATCAAATACAAGTCTCGTGCGCTCAAACTtactcctgacggccaccCGGACTTACCGGGCCGGTATGCAGCTCTAGGAGTGTCATATGTAGATCGATATCAGCGTCTGGGGGAGGGCGATGACCTCAACAAATCAATCGAATACAATTCCCGTGCACTCGAACTCACTCCCGATGGTCATCTGGACCTTCCAAACCGGCATGCAGCGCtaggagtgtcatacacAGATCGGTATCGGCGTCTGAAAAAAGTTGCAGACCTAAACAAAGCAATTGAATACAAatctcgtgcactcgaactCACTCCCGAAAACCACCCGGATTTGTCAAGCCGGCATGCAACTCtaggagtgtcatacacAGATCGATATCGGGAGTTGGGACAAGTCGACGATCTGAACAAAGCAGTCAAACATAGCTCTTGTGCACTCGAACTTACTCCCGACGACCATCCTGACCTGCCGAGCCGGCATGCAACTCTGGGGGTGTCGTACTCGGATAGATATCGACGCACAGGAAAACTTCTTGATTTATACAAATCATTCGAACACGACTTTTTTGCGCTCAATTTGACCCCCGATAGACATCCCACTCTATCTTTGCGCCATTTCAATTTGGCTGTATCATCTCACGAGCTGTACCTCTACACAAGCGATCCTGACTGCCTGCACAGCTCCCTCGACTCATTTCGCAAAGCCTCTCAGCTGCTCACAGGTGCAGCTCGCGACGTGTTTAACAACGCCTTTCAATGGGCAAAGCTGACGTCCAAATACAACTACCTTAACCCTATTGAAGCTTTCCGCGCGGTGGTAGACCTTCTCCCTCACTTCATATGGCTTGGCGCTACTACCTCTCAGCGGTACCATGACCTGTCCCTAGTAGAGAACGTTGCAGTCCGAGCTGCCTCTGCTGCCATTCGCTCATCTGAATATAGTCTGGCGCTCGAATGGCTAGAGCATGCACGATGCGTGGTGTGGAATCAGTCGCTCATGCTTCGGTCTCCTCTAGACACTCTGGAATCGTCGTATCCAGCCTTGGCCGCTCAGCTGCGGGAAACTGCAAAACAGCTGCATCATGCAAGCTCCCAGAATCCAGCACCCAGCTCTGTCACATACTCTTCAGAGCATCGCCATCAATTGGCAAAGGAATACGACGATCTACTAGCCCAGGTACGGAAGTTGCCTGGTTTCGAAACCTTTCTTCGACCCATGGAAGTAAAGGAACTCTTAAAGACTGCTCGATACGGACCTGTGGTTGTCATCAACTGCCACGACGCCCATTGCGATGCGCTTGTGATCAAGCCTGGAAAGGACCACGTTGGCCATCTCGCTCTTTCCGACTATACCGAGGAGAAAGCGCGGAATGCTCGCTCGCAGATTGACACCATGCTGAGGAACAAGCGACTTCGAGAGCGCGGTTTCAAGCCCAAGGCTCTGCCTCTGTCAGAGCCTGAACCTGACATCGGGCTGGTGCTTGCTAGTCTCTGGAATGAAGTCGTCAAGCCGGTGCTTGATTACCTGGGATACCTC GATAACGATGCACCAAACGACCTCCCCCATGTCACGTGGTGTCCCACAGGAGCCATCACCTTCTTGCCGCTACATGCGGCCGGGGACTACGGCCAACCGCGATCACGAGTGTTTGACCATGTCATATCCTCATATACGCCTACTCTTAATGCTCTGCTATCATCCGTTCCTACCGTGCTAGATCGACCTCCTCGGGTGCTGGCCGTCGGTCAATCGATCACACCCGGTCACAGTCCATTGCAGGGCGTCACCAGAGAGCTCGAATGTCTTAAGAACCACACACAACACCGAGCGGTGTACTCACAGCTGAAAGATGACCAAGCGACAACCGCAACCGTGCTCGCCGAGATGGAACGATACGACTGGGTGCACCTGGCATGCCACGCTCATCAGAACATTATGAACCCGACCAAGAGCGGGTTCTACCTGCACGACGGGACCCTCGACCTAGTGACCATCACCCAACGATCGTTCAAAAACAAGGGACTCGCGTTTTTGTCTGCGTGCCAGACTGCGACGGGGGACGAACGGTTGCCCGATGAGGCTATTCATCTTGCGTCTGGGATGATGATGGCTGGGTATCCGAGCGTGGTTGCGTCGATGTGGTCTGTGATGGACGAGGATGCGCCGTTTGTGGCTGATAAGGTGTATGAGATGTTgatgaaagctgggaagGTCGGGAATGGAGAGGCGGGGAGAGCGGTTCATTATGCTGTTGCGGGGCTACGCGAGAAGGTTGGGGAGAAGGAGTTTGGGCGGTGGGTGCCGTATATCCACATTGGTTCGTAA
- a CDS encoding Retrotransposable element Tf2 protein, with the protein MARLLHNLVKKDTPWRWDTREQEAFKGLKEAITNAPVLCHADPTKPYFLEMDTSGTALGSILSQQQEDSCLHPLGFLLESFKGAKQNYNTHNKELLAIIRSFEYWQIFLEGTLHPITVFTNHRNLEYWKESRTFNCYHAQWHLLLAGYNFQIVYCPGKQSGKPDALSCQSNHANIPPDNQTMLPNPIFVNIAIVTPKKELQCQIEAALDQDKSLEEILQFLQNKSKAPPSIKQAFRNYKMEAGLIFYQGRIVVLDVGALQTELLRIYHNSPLAGHPGRQQTLELLSCTYYWPGICANTYWHPKYSPILPQPLELPTRPWQHISYNMIVDLPKDSNNNSILVIVDSFTKYVILVECLKKLKAPALADLFLQHVWKRYGMPKKTVLDCGRVFNNKFLRALYQHLGIDPHFSLAYHLQSNGQTEQVNPTVKHFLRAYSGTNQKDWVKWLPMAEFAYNNAVHSSTGKSPFKALYGWEPSLTPSNVPTNVPEADDMVAQIEAQWQEIKAALRQSKTRMVAREAGEPLEFKIGEEAWLDARNVKLKTLSPKLTKQRLGPFKIIEKISDQAYHLELPPTMRIHNVFYVGLLSKVRRDKKHTFENCPPPVTVDSEEEYKVEGITDAEERDGKWYFWVKWKGYGSKENTWEPQENLKHTCHNPYLEGLLPYISTVKDIYSIYDAQ; encoded by the exons atggccaggctGTTACACAACTTGGTAAAGAAGGACACACCTTGGAGATGGGACACtagggaacaagaagccttcAAAGGCCTGAAGGAAgctatcaccaatgccccagtACTCTGCCATGCTGACCCAACCAAACCCTATTTCCTAGAGATGGACACCTCTGGCACGGCCCTGGGTTCCATACTtagccaacaacaggaagacagTTGCTTACATCCTCTGGGATTCTTGTTGGAAtccttcaaaggtgccaaacagaattacaacacccacaacaaggaactcctggcaatcatccgttcatttgaatactggcaaatcttcctggaagggaccCTGCACCCCATCACCGTGTTCACCAATCACAGGAACctagagtactggaaggagtcaagAACATTCAACTGTtaccatgcacaatggcacctcctACTAGCTGggtacaacttccaaattgtatacTGCCCTGGTAAACAGTCtggaaaaccagatgccttatCCTGCCAATCCAATCATGCCAACATTCCCCCTGACAACCAGACCATGTTACCCAACCCTATATTTGTCAACATAGCCATAGTCacacccaaaaaagagctCCAGTGCCAAATTGAGGCTgccctagaccaagacaaatcccTAGAGGAAATcttacaattcctccaaaacaagtcaaaggcacccccatccatcaaacaagCGTTTAGGaattacaaaatggaggcagGTCTAATATTCTATCAAGGGAGAATTGTGGTCCTGGATGTGGGAGCCTTACAAACAGAGTTACTAAGGATTTAccacaacagccccttggcaggacaccctggGAGACAACAAACCCTGGAACTGTTATCATGCacctactactggccaggcatCTGCGCCAACACATATTGGCAT CCAAAGTACTCTCCCATACTGCCTCAGCCCCTTGAGCTCCCTACCAGACCATGGCAACATATATCTTACAATATGATAGTAGACTTGCCCAAAGACAGTAACAACAACTCTATCCtagtcattgtggatagttttACCAAATATGTCATCCTGGTGGAATGCTtgaaaaagctcaaagctcCAGCACTGGCAGACCTATTCCTACAGCATGTGTGGAAACGCTATGGCATGCCCAAAAAAACAGTCTTGGATTgtggaagggtcttcaacaacaaattcctcaGGGCATTGTACCAGCACCTagggatagacccccacttctctttggcttACCACCTGcaaagcaacggacaaacagaacaagtaaACCCCACAGTCAAACACTTCTTACGGGCTTACTCAGGAACTAATCAgaaggactgggtcaaatggttacctatggcggagtttgcctataacaacgcagtacatagcagcactgGCAAATCTCCATTTAAGGCACTATATGGATGGGAGCCCTCTCTGACCCCAAGCAATGTTCCAacaaatgtcccagaagcagatgacATGGTTGCACAAATAGAAGCGCAATGGCAGGAAATCAAGGccgcactccggcaatccaaGACACGTATGGTAGCCAGAGAAGCAGGAGAACCACTGGAATtcaaaattggagaagaggcctgGTTGGACGCCAGAAATGTGAAACTGAAAACCCTGAGTCCAAAGTTAACCAAGCAACGCCTAGGTCCCTTTAAGataattgagaaaatctctgACCAAGCATACCATCTAGAGCTTCCGCCAACCATgaggatccacaatgtcttttaTGTGGGGCTACTATCTAAAGTCAGAAGGGACAAGAAACATACCTTTGAAAATTGCCcaccaccagtcactgtggacagtgaagaggaatacaaggttgaaGGCATAACAGACGCTGAGGAAAGAGACGGGAAATGGTACTTctgggtaaaatggaagggatatgggtCCAAAgagaacacatgggaacctcaAGAGAACCTAAAACACacatgtcataacccatatctggaggggttattaccatatatatccactgtcaaagatatatatagtatatatgatgcacagtga